Part of the Pelagicoccus enzymogenes genome, AAGAGTATGGATACAACGAAATATTAGTCATCCAAAACCTGAGCGAATTCGGAACTAAACATGAGATAAAAGTTGGATACATCATTTCTGAAGGGGTGGGCACTCAGTTCCCGGGAGATGGGTCCTATTCGATAAACCTCAAAAAATTAAGAAAACTCTAACAAGTCGTAGCAGGCAACGAGCGCAAGCGCTCGCCGCCTGTACTCTGCGTTCTGAAAAAATGAAAATAGAAGACATTGGAGATTTTGATCACGACCCCCAGTTTGATTGGTACTATGGTCCTGTCGAAAGTGGCGAACCCCCGATACCCCAATTTCGATTCGTGCTTGAGGAATATCTCGAAGATAAAAATCAATCCGAGTTCCGAACGGCCATGCTAAACTTTAGATCCAACGGTTCAAAAGCAATCAAAGCAGCAGAGGAACACATTTTTGAATACTATAAAGATATAACGAATCTAATAGATACTGAAGATGAGGAAGATTTCCCACTGATCAAGTCTAGCAGAGATGTTTGGTCATACCTGAGAATTGGCGACGAAGTCTTGGTATCGAGACGTCCGTACGGAGACAAAAAGATATACCTATCTATTGAATGTGGATGCGATTGGGAAGAAGAGCATGGACTGCAAATCGTCCTGAAGGAAGGAATGACGGTAAACAAGTTGGGACCTTACGATGGTCACTTGACGAATTCAGACGCCTACGACGTTGAGGAA contains:
- a CDS encoding DUF6985 domain-containing protein — translated: MKIEDIGDFDHDPQFDWYYGPVESGEPPIPQFRFVLEEYLEDKNQSEFRTAMLNFRSNGSKAIKAAEEHIFEYYKDITNLIDTEDEEDFPLIKSSRDVWSYLRIGDEVLVSRRPYGDKKIYLSIECGCDWEEEHGLQIVLKEGMTVNKLGPYDGHLTNSDAYDVEEYENIVYKKIT